The Amycolatopsis jiangsuensis nucleotide sequence GGTACTTCCAGCACCACGACGGCGTCCGCTTCGAGCTGCCGCAGGCGTTCTTCATGCGGGTGGCGATGGGCCTGGCGATTCGGGAGGACGACCGGGAATCCCGTGCCATCGAGTTCTACGAGCTGCTCTCCACGTTCCACTTCATGGCCTCGACCCCCACGCTGTTCAACTCGGGGACCACCCGCGCCCAGCTCTCGTCCTGCTTCCTGACCACAATGGACGACGACCTGGACTCGATCTTCCAGGCGTACAAGAACAACGCGCTGCTGGCCAAGTACTCCGGCGGCCTCGGCAACGACTGGACCCCGGTCCGCGGGCTCGGCGCGCACATCAAGGGCACCAACGGCCAGTCCCAGGGCGTGGTGCCGTTCCTGAAGATCGCCAACGACACCGCGGTCGCGGTGAACCAGGGCGGCAAGCGCAAGGGCGCGGCGTGCGCGTACCTGGAGACCTGGCACGTCGACATCGAGGAATTCCTCGACCTGCGCAAGAACACCGGCGACGACCGGCGGCGCACGCACGACATGAACACCGCCAACTGGGTGCCCGACGAGTTCCTGCGCCGCGTCGAGGCCGACGCGCAGTGGACGCTGTTCTCCCCCAACGAGACGCCCGACCTGCACGACCTCTACGGCACCGCGTTCGCCGAGCGCTACCGCGAGTACGAGGCCGCCGCGGAGCGCGGCGAGATCAAGGTGTTCCGCAAGGTCCGCGCCGTGGAGCTGTGGCGGCGGATGCTGACCATGCTGTTCGAGACCGGGCACCCGTGGATCACCTTCAAGGACCCGTGCAACCTGCGTTCGCCGCAGCAGCACACGGGCGTGGTGCACTCGTCCAACCTGTGCACCGAGATCACCCTCAACACCAGCACCGACGAGGTCGCGGTCTGCAACCTCGGTTCGGTGAACCTGCTCAAGCACGTGGGTCCGTCCGGGATGGACACCGCGCGGCTGGAGAAGACCGTGCGCACGGCGGTCCGCATGCTGGACAACGTGATCGACATCAACTTCTACACGATCCCGGAGGCGCGCCGCTCCAACTTGCGCCACCGGCCGATCGGGCTGGGGCTGATGGGCTTCCAGGACGCGCTGTTCGAGCTGGGCGTGCCGCTGTCCTCGGACGCCGCGGTGCGGTTCGCCGACGAGAGCATGGAGCACATCTCCTACTACGCGATCTCCGCCTCGACCGACCTCGCCGAGGAACGCGGCCGGTACCAGTCGTTCGAGGGATCGCTGTGGAGCCGCGGCATCCTGCCGATCGACTCGATGCAGCTGCTGATCGACGCTCGCCAGGGCGACGCGCTCGACGTGGACACTTCGTCCACTCTGGACTGGGCGCCGCTGCGGGAGCGGGTGAAGACCGTCGGGATGCGCAACTCCAACGTGATGGCGATCGCGCCGACCGCGACGATCTCCAACATCTGCGGGGTGGGCCAGTCGATCGAGCCGCTGTTCCAGAACCTGTTCGTCAAGTCGAACATGTCCGGGGACTTCACCGTGGTGAACCCGCACCTGGTGCGCTCGCTCAAGGAGCGCGGCCTGTGGGACGAGGTCATGGTCAGCGACCTGAAGTACTTCGACGGCAGCCTCGGCCAGATCGACCGGGTGCCCGACGATCTCAAGGCGCTGTACGCGACCGCGTTCGAGATCGAGTCGAAGTGGCTGGTGGACGCCGGTTCGCGGCGGCAGAAGTGGATCGACCAGGCGCAGTCGCTGAACCTGTACATCGCCGCGCCGAGCGGGCGCAAGCTCGACGAGCTGTACCGCTACGCCTGGCACAAGGGCCTCAAGACCACCTACTACCTGCGCGCGCGGTCGGCCACGCACGTGGAGAAGAGCACCCTGCGCGGCACCGACGGCAAGCTCAACGCCGTCTCGGCCACGCCGGCCGCCGCCCCCGCGGCGAGCGCTTCCCCGGCCCCGGCCCCCTCGCCCAGCCCGTCCCCCTCGCCCGCGGCCGCGGTCCCGGCCACCCCACCCGCCGCGACCCCGGAGCCGAAGGAGATGCCGAAGGTGGAGGACGTCGACTTCGTCGCCACCGAGGGCGCCGCCTGCCGGATCGACGACCCCGACTGCGAAGCCTGCCAGTAAAGGAAACCCGGAGACGATGACCAACGTGGAGACCACGGACGCGACCGGTCTCGGTGAGATCGAGGTCGGCGCGGCCCGGATCGACGTCGACGACAAGCGGATGATCAACGCGCGCGCCGACGTCAACCAGCTGCTGCCGATGAAGTACCGGTGGGCGTGGGACAAGTACCTGGCCGGCTGCAACAACCACTGGATGCCGACCGAGGTGGCGATGCAGGCCGACATCGCGCTGTGGAAGTCGACCGACGGCCTCACCGAGGACGAGCGGCAGATGCTCAAGCGCAACCTCGGCTTCTTCGCGACCGCGGAATCACTGGTGGCCAACAACATCGTGCTCGCGGTCTACCGGCAGATCACCAACCCCGAATGCCGCCAGTACCTGCTGCGCCAGGCCTTCGAGGAGGCCGTGCACACGCACACCTTCCAGTACATCTGCGAAAGCCTCGGCCTGGTCGAGGGCGAGCTGTTCAACATGTACCGCGAGGTTCCCTCCATCTCGGAGAAGGACGCGTGGGCGCTGAAGTACACGCAGAACCTGGAGAACCCGGACTTCGAGACCGGCACGCCGGAGGCCGACCAGGCCTTCCTGCGGGACCTGGTCGCGTTCTACGTGATCTTCGAGGGCATGTGGTTCTACACCGGGTTCGCGCAGATCCTGTCGCTGGGCAGGCGCAACAAGATGGTCGGCATCGCCGAGCAGTACCAGTACATCCTGCGCGACGAGTCGATCCACCTGAACTTCGGCATCGACTGCATCAACCAGATCAAGATCGAGAACCCGCACCTGTGGAGCGAACAGTTCCAGGCGGAGGTGCGCGGGATGCTCGAGGACGCCTGTGAGCTGGAGGTCGCGTACGCGCGCGACACCATGCCGCGGGGCATGCTCGGGCTGTCCGCGCAGCTGTGCGAGCAGTACATGCACTTCATCACCGACCGGCGTGCCCAGCAGATCGGCCTCGCGCCGATTTTCGGGGAGACGGAGAACCCGTTCCCGTGGATGTCGGAGGCGATGGATCTGAAGAAGGAGAAGAACTTCTTCGAGACCCGGGTCATCGAGTACCAGTCGGGCGGCGCCCTCGACTGGGACTGAGCCCGCCCGCTAGGCTCGGCCACGCCACTGGTTCGCCGGGGCGTGGCCGAGTTCGCCTGTGAGCACAGCCGCGTTCCGGTGAGGCAACAGGGAACCCGGTGTGAATCCGGGACTGCCCCGCAGCGGTATGTGGGAACGGAAGCCGTCACCGCGCAAGCGGTACAGCACTGGGCGCGAGCCCGGGAAGCGACGGCCGGTAGGCATGAGCGCTACGCCCACGAGTCCGAAGACCTGCCCGTGGTACGCGCGCCGACGGCGTGCGTGAGTCCGGGCCTCGTGGGACAAGGCGCGACCGAAGCACGGTTTCCGCGTGCCCGGGCTCTTCCGGCGAGCACGTGAGGATGCATGCTGTGGACACCATCGGCACCACTGTCCTGGGCTACCCGAGGATCGGGCCGGAGCGCGAGCTGAAGCGGGCCCTTGAGGCCTACTGGGCGGGCGCCGGCACCGAAGCCGATCTGCTGGAGACCGGGCGGGTGCTGCGCGAGCGGACCTGGACCGCCCTGCGCGACGCGGGTCTCGGCTCGGTCCCGTCGAGTACCTTTTCGCACTACGACCAGATGCTGGACACCGCGACACTGTTCGGCGCGCTGCCCGCGCGGTTCACCAGGCTGGGCCTTTCGCCGCTGGACACCTACTTCGCCGCCGCGCGCGGGGTGCCGGACGCGCCCGCGCTGGAGATGACGAAGTGGTTCGACACCAACTACCACTACCTCGTCCCGGAACTGGGTCCGGACAGCCGGTTCACGCTGACCGGCACCGCACCGGTCGACGAGGTCCGCGAGGCTCGCGCACTCGGCGTCACGCCGCGCCCGGTGCTGGTCGGGCCGGTCACCTTCCTGTTGCTCGCGAAGCCGGACACCCCCGGTTTCCGGCCGCTCGACCTGCTCGACGAGCTGCTGCCCGCCTACGCCGAGCTGCTGCGCCGGTTGCGGGCCGAGGGCGTGGAGTGGGTCCAGCTGGACGAGCCGGCGTTCGCGGCCGACCGGAGCACCGCCGAGCTGAACGCGCTGACCCGCGCCTACCACGTGCTGGCGAAGGAGACGGACCGGCCGAAACTGCTGGTGGCCGGGTACTTCGGCAGGCTGGGCCGGGCGCTGGGTGTACTGGCCCGCTCCCCGATCGAGGCGCTGGCGGTGGACCTCGTCACCGATGAGTCCTTTGTGGACGAAGTCGTCGTGGAAGGTGCCCTGCGGGACAAGGAAGTTCTCGCCGGGGTGGTCGACGGGCGCAACGTGTGGCGTACCGATCCGGACCGCGCGCTCGCGCGGGCACGGCGGCTGGTGGGCACCGCGGCCCGGGTCAGCGTGAGCACGTCGTGCTCGCTGCTGCACCTGCCCTACGACGTGACCGCGGAAACCCGGCTCGATCCGCGGCTGCGGAGCTGGCTCGCGTTCGCCCGCCAGAAGGTCGACGAGGTGGTGCTGCTCGGACAGGCGCTCGCCGGCGAGGACGTGGACCTCACCCCGGCCCGCGACGCGGTGGCCGACCGCGCGGGCGCCACGGAGCTGACCGATCCGGCCGTACGCGCCCGTCTCGCCGGGCTGACCGAAGCCGACGCCGTCCGGCCGCCGTACGCCGACCGTGCCGTCGCGCAGGCGGCCGCGCTGGATCTGCCGGACCTGCCGACGACCACCATCGGCTCGTTCCCGCAGACCGGTGACGTCCGCCGGGCCCGGGCCGCGCACCGGGCGGGCCGACTCGGCGACGGCGAATACCGGGCCGCCATGCGCGCGGAGATCGAACGCGTGGTGCGGCTGCAGGAAGACCTCGGCCTGGACGTGCTGGTGCACGGCGAGCCGGAACGCAACGACATGGTGCAGTACTTCGCCGAACAGCTGGCCGGGTTCGCGGCCACCGAGCACGGCTGGGTGCAGTCCTACGGTTCGCGCTGCGTGCGCCCGCCGATCCTGTACGGCGACGTTTCCCGGCCGGCGCCGATGACCGTCGAGTGGGCACGGCACGCGCAGGCCCTCACCGCACGTCCGGTCAAGGGCATGCTGACCGGTCCGGTGACGATCCTGGCCTGGTCCTTCGTCCGCGACGACCAGCCGCTGGGCGACACCGCACGGCAGGTCGCGCTGGCCATCCGCGACGAGGTGGCCGATCTGGAGGCTGCGGGCATCCGTGTCGTCCAGGTCGACGAGCCCGCGCTGCGTGAACTGCTGCCCCTGCGCGCGGCCGGGCACGAGGAGTACTTCGGCTGGGCGGTGCACGCGTTCCGGCTGGCCACCTC carries:
- a CDS encoding ribonucleoside-diphosphate reductase subunit alpha — translated: MSVETGQRPPATAERTPSTVHVIRRDGSVSPFDAGKISVALTKAFLAVEGDDAAASSRVHHVVAELTAQVEAALLRHAGPEAALHIEQIQDQVELALMRGEHHKVARAYVLYREERAKAREAVTPAPAEAAISVKSADGTVRPLDWARVAHVVGEAVAGLKDTSAEPVLAETKRNLYDGIGADELALAQILAARVLVEQEPNYSYVSARLLLDKLRGEALSYLAGTPRQASQDEMAGEYAPYFRAYLRRAIELELVDGELATFDLDRITAAIHPERDLDFGFLGLQTLYDRYFQHHDGVRFELPQAFFMRVAMGLAIREDDRESRAIEFYELLSTFHFMASTPTLFNSGTTRAQLSSCFLTTMDDDLDSIFQAYKNNALLAKYSGGLGNDWTPVRGLGAHIKGTNGQSQGVVPFLKIANDTAVAVNQGGKRKGAACAYLETWHVDIEEFLDLRKNTGDDRRRTHDMNTANWVPDEFLRRVEADAQWTLFSPNETPDLHDLYGTAFAERYREYEAAAERGEIKVFRKVRAVELWRRMLTMLFETGHPWITFKDPCNLRSPQQHTGVVHSSNLCTEITLNTSTDEVAVCNLGSVNLLKHVGPSGMDTARLEKTVRTAVRMLDNVIDINFYTIPEARRSNLRHRPIGLGLMGFQDALFELGVPLSSDAAVRFADESMEHISYYAISASTDLAEERGRYQSFEGSLWSRGILPIDSMQLLIDARQGDALDVDTSSTLDWAPLRERVKTVGMRNSNVMAIAPTATISNICGVGQSIEPLFQNLFVKSNMSGDFTVVNPHLVRSLKERGLWDEVMVSDLKYFDGSLGQIDRVPDDLKALYATAFEIESKWLVDAGSRRQKWIDQAQSLNLYIAAPSGRKLDELYRYAWHKGLKTTYYLRARSATHVEKSTLRGTDGKLNAVSATPAAAPAASASPAPAPSPSPSPSPAAAVPATPPAATPEPKEMPKVEDVDFVATEGAACRIDDPDCEACQ
- a CDS encoding ribonucleotide-diphosphate reductase subunit beta encodes the protein MTNVETTDATGLGEIEVGAARIDVDDKRMINARADVNQLLPMKYRWAWDKYLAGCNNHWMPTEVAMQADIALWKSTDGLTEDERQMLKRNLGFFATAESLVANNIVLAVYRQITNPECRQYLLRQAFEEAVHTHTFQYICESLGLVEGELFNMYREVPSISEKDAWALKYTQNLENPDFETGTPEADQAFLRDLVAFYVIFEGMWFYTGFAQILSLGRRNKMVGIAEQYQYILRDESIHLNFGIDCINQIKIENPHLWSEQFQAEVRGMLEDACELEVAYARDTMPRGMLGLSAQLCEQYMHFITDRRAQQIGLAPIFGETENPFPWMSEAMDLKKEKNFFETRVIEYQSGGALDWD
- the metE gene encoding 5-methyltetrahydropteroyltriglutamate--homocysteine S-methyltransferase, whose protein sequence is MHAVDTIGTTVLGYPRIGPERELKRALEAYWAGAGTEADLLETGRVLRERTWTALRDAGLGSVPSSTFSHYDQMLDTATLFGALPARFTRLGLSPLDTYFAAARGVPDAPALEMTKWFDTNYHYLVPELGPDSRFTLTGTAPVDEVREARALGVTPRPVLVGPVTFLLLAKPDTPGFRPLDLLDELLPAYAELLRRLRAEGVEWVQLDEPAFAADRSTAELNALTRAYHVLAKETDRPKLLVAGYFGRLGRALGVLARSPIEALAVDLVTDESFVDEVVVEGALRDKEVLAGVVDGRNVWRTDPDRALARARRLVGTAARVSVSTSCSLLHLPYDVTAETRLDPRLRSWLAFARQKVDEVVLLGQALAGEDVDLTPARDAVADRAGATELTDPAVRARLAGLTEADAVRPPYADRAVAQAAALDLPDLPTTTIGSFPQTGDVRRARAAHRAGRLGDGEYRAAMRAEIERVVRLQEDLGLDVLVHGEPERNDMVQYFAEQLAGFAATEHGWVQSYGSRCVRPPILYGDVSRPAPMTVEWARHAQALTARPVKGMLTGPVTILAWSFVRDDQPLGDTARQVALAIRDEVADLEAAGIRVVQVDEPALRELLPLRAAGHEEYFGWAVHAFRLATSGVADHTQIHTHMCYSEFGEVLPAIDALDADVTSIEAARSKMEVLADLTAAGFARGVGPGVYDIHSPRVPDADEVTGLVRTALAAVPAGRLWVNPDCGLKTRGYAEVEPALRHLVAAARQLRAEPR